From the genome of Streptomyces sp. NBC_01317, one region includes:
- a CDS encoding GNAT family N-acetyltransferase — MTHHPTAPLDPLDRVDQYRDTLPRRIGRAEDFGPLTLFVREDGGRPLQARPTRGWRGRPVTAADVADVRARQRELGVPESFEWVHESAPALRPAVEEAGLPVTPRPLLILPEEAPTPPLADLTPPGVQVVTLTPDAPWLPSAVATAYLSFANLGTHVGDVGPADLPEAQTRHAPETALMARRIREGSTTLVAAVEDGVAVSSGLLPGVVDGVTEICAVATLPTARRRGLALAVTAALIREARSREAHTVFLGATDAQVARIYTRLGFHPRATALET; from the coding sequence GTGACACACCATCCAACAGCCCCACTCGACCCGCTCGACCGGGTCGACCAGTACCGCGACACCCTGCCCCGCCGGATCGGCCGGGCCGAGGACTTCGGACCGCTGACCCTGTTCGTACGGGAGGACGGGGGCAGACCGCTCCAGGCCCGCCCGACCCGGGGCTGGCGGGGCCGGCCCGTCACCGCGGCGGACGTCGCGGACGTCCGGGCGCGTCAGCGCGAACTGGGCGTCCCCGAGAGCTTCGAGTGGGTCCACGAGTCGGCGCCGGCCCTGCGCCCGGCGGTGGAGGAAGCGGGCCTGCCGGTCACGCCCCGCCCCCTCCTGATACTCCCGGAGGAGGCCCCCACCCCACCCCTGGCCGACCTCACCCCACCAGGGGTCCAGGTCGTGACCCTCACGCCGGACGCCCCGTGGCTGCCCAGCGCGGTGGCCACCGCGTACCTGTCCTTCGCGAACCTGGGCACCCACGTGGGCGACGTGGGCCCGGCGGACCTGCCGGAGGCACAGACACGACACGCCCCCGAGACAGCCCTCATGGCCCGTCGCATCCGCGAGGGCAGCACCACTCTGGTCGCGGCGGTGGAGGACGGCGTCGCCGTCAGCTCGGGCCTGCTCCCGGGAGTGGTGGACGGAGTCACCGAGATCTGCGCCGTCGCCACCCTCCCCACGGCCCGCCGCCGGGGCCTGGCCCTGGCGGTCACCGCGGCCCTGATCCGCGAGGCCCGCTCCCGCGAGGCCCACACCGTCTTCCTGGGCGCCACGGACGCCCAAGTAGCCCGCATCTACACCCGCCTGGGCTTCCACCCCAGAGCAACCGCCCTGGAAACGTGA
- a CDS encoding pyridoxamine 5'-phosphate oxidase family protein: protein MAPKEPEPRTELDTRYGEPQATATAWQEAVALLTSAELFWLTTVRPEGRPHVTPLLAVWSDGALYFCTGAEERKSRNLAQNPEVILTTGTNALAGGCDLVVEGTAVRVTDEARLSALARAWEAKYGAEWHFEVRDGGFAGDRGNVAVVHEVAPRTAFGFGKAPYSQTRWRF, encoded by the coding sequence ATGGCACCGAAGGAACCCGAACCCCGTACAGAACTGGACACCCGTTACGGCGAGCCGCAGGCGACGGCGACCGCGTGGCAGGAGGCGGTGGCCCTGCTGACGTCGGCGGAACTGTTCTGGCTGACGACCGTACGGCCCGAGGGCCGCCCGCACGTCACCCCGCTGCTGGCGGTGTGGTCGGACGGCGCGCTGTACTTCTGCACCGGCGCCGAGGAGCGCAAGAGCCGCAACCTCGCGCAGAACCCGGAGGTGATCCTGACGACCGGCACGAACGCCCTGGCCGGGGGCTGCGACCTCGTGGTCGAGGGCACGGCGGTCCGCGTGACGGACGAGGCGCGCCTGTCGGCGCTGGCGCGGGCGTGGGAGGCGAAGTACGGCGCCGAGTGGCACTTCGAGGTACGGGACGGCGGCTTCGCGGGCGACCGGGGGAACGTGGCCGTGGTCCACGAGGTGGCGCCCCGGACGGCATTCGGCTTCGGGAAGGCACCGTACAGCCAGACGCGCTGGCGTTTCTGA
- a CDS encoding bifunctional [glutamine synthetase] adenylyltransferase/[glutamine synthetase]-adenylyl-L-tyrosine phosphorylase, with protein sequence MTMPGRRSSIFTRLLRHGFTDPSGAEGLLDVPEMATVRSDPLFLDALGATADPDLALRGLVRLIEAANPGERRVLLDTLLTAKPLRDRLLGVLGASEALGDHLARHPHDWHVLVTYESSDLHPGVAEFERGLADATDPVSLRIAYRRCLLAIAARDVCGTIDIAQTAAELADLATATLRAALAIARAAAPEDAAACRLAVIAMGKCGGHELNYISDVDVIFVGGLPEAPAGTMENGENGSGSLNTDEGKAVQAATRLASHLMRICSETTVEGSIWPVDANLRPEGRNGPLVRTLSSHLAYYQRWAKTWEFQALLKARAVAGDVPLGAEYIDAVSPLVWQAADREHFVPDVQKMRRRVVDNIPAAQLDRELKLGPGGLRDVEFAVQLLQLVHGRGDISLRSGSTLDALGALAAGGYVGRADAALLDDAYRFLRSMEHRIQLHRLRRTHLVPEDEADLRRLGRSLGLRGDPVVELNKAWKRHASVVRRLHEKIFYRPLLDAVAQLAPGETRLSTKAARQRLEALGYADPAAALRHLEALSSGVSRKAAIQRTLLPVLLGWFADSADPDAGLLGFRKVSDALGKTPWYLRLLRDEGAAAENLARVLSAGRLAPDLLLRAPESVAILGDPHGLVPHGRAHLEQEVIAAIGRAETAEGAVATARGMRRRELFRTTAADIIGSYGTEESPAEEDPGALVDRVGNALTDLNAATLAGALRAAVRGRWGDTLPTRFAVIGMGRFGGHEMGYGSDADVVFVHEPREGVGEQEAAQAANAVVAEMRRLLEVPSPEPPLLIDADLRPEGKSGPMVRTLASYAAYYRRWSLVWESQALLRAEPMAGDADLGRRFVELIDPLRYPAEGLAEDSAREIRRLKARMETERMPRGADPTLHTKLGRGGLSDVEWTIQLLQMRYAWAEPGLRTTRTRRALAAAREAGLLSEEDAQTLDDAWVLATRVRNGVMLVRGRPGDTFPSDGRELGAMGRYLGYGAGPTRGQTQEVHSGDMLDDYRRTTRRARGVMERLFYGAE encoded by the coding sequence ATGACGATGCCGGGGCGCAGGAGCAGTATTTTCACCCGTCTGCTCCGCCACGGCTTCACCGATCCGTCCGGCGCCGAGGGGCTTCTCGACGTCCCGGAGATGGCGACCGTACGGTCCGACCCGCTGTTCCTCGACGCCCTCGGCGCCACCGCCGATCCCGATCTGGCCCTGCGCGGTCTTGTACGGCTCATCGAGGCGGCCAACCCGGGGGAGCGGCGGGTCCTGCTGGACACCCTGCTCACCGCCAAGCCCCTCCGGGACCGGCTGCTCGGCGTGCTCGGCGCGTCCGAGGCGCTCGGCGACCACCTGGCCAGGCACCCGCACGACTGGCACGTCCTGGTGACGTACGAGTCGTCCGACCTGCACCCCGGGGTCGCGGAGTTCGAACGCGGGCTCGCCGACGCCACCGACCCCGTCTCCCTGCGCATCGCCTACCGGCGCTGCCTGCTGGCCATCGCGGCCAGGGACGTCTGCGGCACGATCGACATCGCCCAGACCGCCGCCGAACTGGCCGACCTGGCCACCGCGACCCTCCGCGCCGCCCTCGCGATCGCCCGCGCCGCCGCGCCCGAGGACGCCGCCGCCTGCCGGCTCGCGGTCATCGCGATGGGCAAGTGCGGCGGGCACGAGCTGAACTACATCTCCGACGTGGACGTGATCTTCGTGGGCGGCCTCCCCGAGGCCCCCGCCGGGACGATGGAGAACGGCGAGAACGGGAGCGGGAGCCTCAACACCGACGAAGGCAAGGCCGTCCAGGCCGCCACCCGCCTCGCCTCCCACCTCATGCGCATCTGCTCCGAGACCACCGTCGAGGGCTCCATCTGGCCCGTCGACGCCAACCTCCGCCCCGAAGGCCGCAACGGCCCCCTCGTCCGCACCCTGAGCAGCCACCTCGCCTACTACCAGCGCTGGGCCAAGACCTGGGAGTTCCAGGCCCTCCTCAAGGCCCGCGCCGTCGCCGGGGACGTACCGCTCGGCGCCGAGTACATCGACGCCGTCTCGCCCCTCGTCTGGCAGGCCGCCGACCGCGAGCACTTCGTCCCCGACGTGCAGAAGATGCGCCGCCGCGTCGTGGACAACATCCCCGCCGCCCAGCTGGACCGTGAACTCAAGCTCGGCCCCGGCGGTCTGCGCGACGTCGAATTCGCCGTCCAGCTCCTCCAGTTGGTCCACGGCCGCGGTGACATCTCCCTCCGCAGCGGCTCCACGCTCGACGCGCTCGGCGCGCTGGCCGCCGGCGGCTACGTGGGCAGGGCGGACGCGGCCCTACTGGACGACGCCTACCGCTTCCTGCGGTCCATGGAGCACCGCATCCAGCTCCACCGGCTGCGCCGCACCCACCTGGTGCCCGAGGACGAGGCCGACCTGCGCCGCCTCGGCCGCTCCCTCGGCCTGCGCGGCGACCCCGTCGTCGAACTCAACAAGGCCTGGAAACGGCACGCTTCGGTCGTACGGCGGCTGCACGAGAAGATCTTCTACCGCCCCCTGCTCGACGCGGTCGCCCAACTCGCCCCCGGCGAGACCCGGTTGAGTACGAAGGCGGCCCGCCAGCGCCTCGAAGCGCTCGGGTACGCCGACCCGGCCGCCGCCCTGCGCCACCTGGAGGCACTGTCGTCCGGGGTGAGCCGCAAGGCGGCGATCCAGCGGACGCTGCTGCCCGTGCTGCTCGGCTGGTTCGCCGACTCCGCCGACCCCGACGCCGGCCTGCTCGGCTTCCGCAAGGTGTCCGACGCGCTCGGCAAGACCCCCTGGTACCTGCGGCTGCTGCGCGACGAGGGCGCGGCGGCCGAGAACCTGGCGCGGGTGCTGTCCGCCGGCCGCCTCGCCCCCGACCTGCTGCTCCGTGCCCCCGAGTCGGTCGCGATCCTCGGCGACCCCCACGGGCTCGTGCCGCACGGCCGCGCCCACCTCGAACAGGAGGTCATCGCGGCGATCGGCCGCGCGGAGACCGCCGAGGGCGCCGTCGCGACGGCACGCGGGATGCGCCGCCGTGAGCTGTTCCGTACGACGGCCGCCGACATCATCGGCTCGTACGGGACCGAGGAGAGCCCCGCCGAGGAGGACCCGGGCGCGCTGGTCGACCGGGTCGGCAACGCCCTCACCGACCTCAACGCCGCCACCCTCGCCGGAGCCCTGCGCGCCGCCGTCCGCGGCCGGTGGGGCGACACCCTCCCGACCAGGTTCGCGGTCATCGGCATGGGCCGGTTCGGCGGGCACGAGATGGGTTACGGCTCCGACGCGGACGTCGTCTTCGTCCACGAACCCCGCGAGGGCGTCGGCGAACAGGAAGCGGCCCAGGCGGCGAACGCCGTGGTCGCCGAGATGCGCCGCCTCCTCGAAGTCCCCAGCCCGGAACCGCCGTTGCTGATCGACGCCGATCTGCGCCCCGAGGGCAAGAGCGGCCCCATGGTCCGTACGCTCGCCTCCTACGCCGCGTACTACCGGCGCTGGTCACTGGTCTGGGAGAGCCAGGCCCTGCTGCGCGCCGAACCGATGGCGGGCGACGCGGACCTCGGCCGCCGCTTCGTCGAGCTGATCGACCCGCTGCGCTACCCGGCCGAGGGCCTGGCCGAGGACTCCGCACGCGAGATCCGCCGCCTCAAGGCGCGGATGGAGACGGAACGGATGCCGAGGGGCGCCGACCCGACCCTGCACACCAAACTGGGCCGCGGCGGGCTCTCGGACGTCGAGTGGACGATCCAGCTGCTCCAGATGCGGTACGCCTGGGCGGAGCCGGGCCTGCGGACCACCCGGACGCGCCGGGCGCTGGCGGCGGCGCGGGAGGCGGGGCTGCTGTCGGAGGAGGACGCGCAGACGCTGGACGACGCGTGGGTGCTGGCGACCCGGGTCAGGAACGGGGTGATGCTCGTACGGGGCAGGCCCGGCGACACCTTCCCGTCGGACGGCCGCGAGCTGGGCGCGATGGGGCGTTACCTGGGGTACGGTGCCGGGCCCACGCGGGGCCAGACGCAGGAGGTGCACAGCGGGGACATGCTGGACGACTACCGCAGGACGACGCGCAGGGCGCGCGGGGTGATGGAGAGGCTGTTCTACGGGGCGGAGTGA
- a CDS encoding phosphatase PAP2 family protein, translating to MGESTVKAQAARRAGSSSFTDEVADTTDTARDTETEPVEKHTFIRRLRTPRKPRLWFEILLIAVSYWIYSLIRNAVPEQRTKALENADRIWHAERLLGLGFERAVNHGVNSVTWLIVGMNYYYATLHFIITLGVLIWLFRSHPGRYSAARLVLLATTVVALLGYYLFPLAPPRLMTNGHFIDTVSLHHTWGSLSSDNLKTVSNQYAAMPSMHIGWSTWSGLTIFALCRIPWVRILGLLYPVVTLLVIVATANHFWLDAAGGLVCLAFGFTVSYLWYGSLPYNLPRYVDGRRPKKKRGSSTTPGSGAHSAP from the coding sequence ATGGGTGAATCGACCGTGAAGGCGCAGGCGGCCCGAAGGGCCGGCTCGTCGTCCTTCACCGACGAGGTGGCTGACACGACAGACACAGCGAGGGACACGGAAACCGAACCGGTGGAGAAGCACACGTTCATCCGGCGCCTCCGGACACCCCGCAAGCCCCGCCTCTGGTTCGAAATCCTGCTGATCGCGGTGAGTTACTGGATCTATTCGCTGATCCGCAACGCCGTACCCGAACAGCGGACGAAGGCCCTGGAGAACGCCGACCGGATCTGGCACGCGGAACGCCTGCTGGGACTCGGCTTCGAGCGGGCCGTCAACCACGGCGTCAATTCCGTGACGTGGCTCATCGTAGGGATGAACTACTACTACGCCACACTGCACTTCATCATCACCCTCGGAGTGCTGATCTGGCTGTTCCGCAGTCATCCGGGGCGCTATTCGGCGGCCCGCCTGGTCCTGCTGGCGACCACCGTCGTGGCCCTGCTCGGCTACTACCTGTTCCCGCTCGCGCCGCCACGGCTGATGACCAACGGCCACTTCATCGACACCGTCTCCCTGCACCACACGTGGGGCTCGCTGTCCTCGGACAACCTCAAGACCGTGTCGAACCAGTACGCGGCCATGCCGTCGATGCACATCGGGTGGTCGACCTGGTCGGGCCTGACGATCTTCGCGCTGTGCCGGATCCCGTGGGTACGGATCCTCGGGCTGCTCTACCCCGTGGTGACGCTGCTGGTGATCGTCGCCACCGCGAACCACTTCTGGCTGGACGCGGCGGGGGGCCTGGTGTGCCTGGCGTTCGGCTTCACCGTCTCGTACCTCTGGTACGGCTCGCTGCCGTACAACCTGCCGCGTTACGTGGACGGGCGGCGGCCGAAGAAGAAGCGGGGGTCCAGTACTACGCCCGGTAGTGGGGCTCACTCCGCCCCGTAG
- a CDS encoding LacI family DNA-binding transcriptional regulator has protein sequence MTARLADIAAQAGVSEATVSRVLNGKPGVAAATRESVLAALDVLGYERPVRLRRRSAGLVGLITPELENPIFPALAQVIGQALTRQGYTPVLATQTPGGSTEDELTEMLVERDVSGIIFVSGLHADTSADMRRYEKLRAQGVPFVLVDGFSPKVQAPFISPDDRAAVRLAVTHLVSLGHHRIGLAVGPERFVPVLRKIEGFRATVHDLLGLSPAETDELIQQSLFTLEGGQAAATALIERGCTAVVCASDMMALGAIRAGRRMGLDVPRDLSVVGFDDSPLIAFTDPPLTTVRKPVPSMGQAAVRTLLEEIGGTPAPHSEFVFMPELVVRGSTASGPGRRP, from the coding sequence ATGACCGCACGGCTTGCCGACATCGCAGCCCAGGCGGGGGTCAGCGAAGCGACGGTCAGCCGCGTTCTGAACGGCAAGCCCGGGGTTGCCGCGGCCACCCGCGAATCCGTACTCGCCGCACTCGACGTCCTCGGGTACGAGCGCCCCGTACGCCTCCGCCGCCGCAGCGCGGGGCTGGTCGGCCTGATCACCCCGGAGCTGGAGAACCCGATCTTCCCGGCGCTCGCCCAGGTGATAGGCCAGGCGCTCACCCGTCAGGGGTACACCCCGGTGCTGGCGACCCAGACCCCCGGCGGCTCCACCGAGGACGAGCTGACCGAGATGCTGGTCGAGCGGGACGTCTCCGGCATCATCTTCGTCTCCGGGCTGCACGCCGACACGTCGGCGGACATGCGGCGGTACGAGAAGCTGCGCGCCCAGGGGGTGCCGTTCGTCCTGGTGGACGGCTTCTCGCCGAAGGTGCAGGCCCCCTTCATCTCGCCCGACGACCGGGCCGCCGTACGGCTCGCCGTGACGCACCTCGTCTCGCTGGGACACCACCGGATCGGCCTGGCCGTGGGGCCGGAGCGGTTCGTGCCGGTGCTGCGCAAGATCGAGGGCTTCCGGGCCACGGTCCACGACCTGCTCGGCCTGTCGCCCGCCGAGACGGACGAGCTGATCCAGCAGTCGCTGTTCACTCTGGAGGGTGGTCAGGCGGCGGCCACCGCCCTCATCGAGCGGGGCTGTACGGCGGTGGTGTGCGCGAGCGACATGATGGCGCTCGGCGCGATCAGGGCCGGGCGGCGCATGGGCCTGGACGTGCCGCGCGACCTCTCGGTCGTCGGTTTCGACGACTCCCCCCTCATAGCCTTCACGGACCCGCCGCTCACCACGGTCCGCAAGCCGGTGCCGTCGATGGGCCAGGCCGCGGTCCGTACGCTCCTGGAGGAGATCGGGGGCACCCCCGCCCCCCACAGCGAGTTTGTCTTCATGCCCGAACTGGTGGTCCGGGGGTCGACCGCGTCGGGGCCCGGACGTCGTCCGTAG
- a CDS encoding extracellular solute-binding protein, which produces MRRGITATALAVTLALAVTACGGDDASDGGKSAGGELSGKVTWWDTSTVGSEDKVFKQLAEGFEKLHPKVDVVYVNVPFGDAQNKFKNAAQADSGAPDVIRSEVAWTPEFADLGYLAPLDGTPALKDEKDFLPQAAASTRYAGKTYAVPQVIDSMGIFYNKKIFKEAGVEVPATVDELKATAKTIKSRTGKTGLYLRGDDAYWFLSFLYGEGGNLVDADSKTVTVDDAAGVKAMTVVKDLVDSGAAQTDATDGWENMQAAFKDGKVAMMINGPWAVTDTYGGAQFKDKANLGIAPVPAGSAAQGAPQGGHNLAVYAGSKNLDASYAFTEYMTSVQSQTRIAGQLSLLPTRTSVYAQPGVADNEIVGFFKPVVDKAVERPWIPETGSLFAPLVTEYTKVLTGQTTPEKGASATGDAYRKLLKGWK; this is translated from the coding sequence ATGCGACGTGGCATAACGGCCACAGCCCTGGCCGTGACCCTGGCCCTCGCCGTGACCGCGTGCGGTGGTGACGACGCGTCGGACGGCGGCAAGAGCGCCGGGGGTGAACTGTCGGGGAAGGTCACCTGGTGGGACACGTCGACCGTCGGCAGCGAGGACAAGGTCTTCAAGCAGCTCGCCGAGGGCTTCGAGAAACTGCATCCCAAGGTCGACGTCGTGTACGTCAACGTGCCCTTCGGCGACGCCCAGAACAAGTTCAAGAACGCGGCGCAGGCGGACTCCGGCGCCCCCGACGTCATCCGCTCCGAGGTCGCCTGGACACCCGAGTTCGCCGATCTGGGCTATCTCGCGCCGCTGGACGGCACCCCGGCGCTCAAGGACGAGAAGGACTTCCTGCCGCAGGCCGCCGCCTCCACCCGCTACGCCGGCAAGACCTACGCCGTGCCGCAGGTCATCGACTCCATGGGCATCTTCTACAACAAGAAGATCTTCAAGGAGGCGGGGGTGGAAGTCCCCGCGACAGTCGACGAGTTGAAGGCCACCGCCAAGACGATCAAGAGCAGGACCGGGAAGACGGGGCTCTACCTGCGCGGCGACGACGCGTACTGGTTCCTGTCCTTCCTGTACGGCGAGGGCGGCAACCTCGTGGACGCCGACAGCAAGACCGTCACGGTCGACGACGCCGCCGGCGTCAAGGCCATGACCGTCGTCAAGGACCTGGTCGACTCGGGCGCCGCCCAGACCGACGCCACGGACGGCTGGGAGAACATGCAGGCCGCGTTCAAGGACGGCAAGGTCGCCATGATGATCAATGGTCCGTGGGCCGTCACCGACACCTACGGCGGCGCGCAGTTCAAGGACAAGGCCAACCTCGGCATCGCGCCCGTCCCCGCCGGCTCCGCCGCGCAGGGCGCTCCGCAGGGCGGCCACAACCTCGCCGTCTACGCGGGCTCCAAGAACCTGGACGCCTCGTACGCCTTCACCGAGTACATGACGTCCGTACAGAGCCAGACGCGGATCGCCGGACAACTGAGCCTGCTGCCCACCCGTACCTCCGTCTACGCACAGCCCGGAGTCGCGGACAACGAGATCGTCGGCTTCTTCAAGCCCGTCGTGGACAAGGCCGTCGAGCGCCCCTGGATCCCGGAGACCGGCAGCCTCTTCGCGCCGCTCGTCACCGAATACACCAAGGTCCTCACCGGCCAGACCACCCCGGAGAAGGGCGCCTCGGCCACCGGGGACGCGTACCGCAAGCTCCTCAAGGGCTGGAAGTAA
- a CDS encoding carbohydrate ABC transporter permease has product MAVQTGRSVARTPGEHTARGPRRGTGTPSGGLRRAVSTHWYAWAMVAPVVAVIGVIIGYPLVRGVYLSLTDANERNVARHIGVNNLPATYEFVGLDNYRAALTGNQFLSTLGWTLVWTVSCVAVTFALGLGLATLLNRRIAGRSLYRMLLILPWAVPGFVSVFAWRFLYNEDRGLLNKLLAGGGIDAVPWLNDPTWAKFSVIAVNIWLGVPFMMVALLGGLQSISGEMYEAAEMDGANAWQRFAHITLPGLRPVSTTVILLSTIWTFNMFPVIFLLTRGGPGEATQILVTQAYKFSFEISPRDYAQSSTWGVLILVLLMLFAALYRRVLRNQGDSW; this is encoded by the coding sequence ATGGCCGTCCAGACCGGCCGGTCGGTGGCGAGGACCCCGGGCGAGCACACCGCCCGCGGCCCCCGCCGCGGCACCGGCACCCCCTCCGGCGGGCTCCGCCGCGCCGTCTCGACGCACTGGTACGCGTGGGCCATGGTCGCCCCGGTCGTCGCCGTGATCGGCGTGATCATCGGGTATCCGCTGGTACGGGGCGTCTACCTGTCGCTCACCGACGCCAACGAGCGCAACGTCGCACGCCACATCGGCGTCAACAACCTGCCCGCCACCTACGAGTTCGTCGGACTCGACAACTACCGGGCAGCCCTGACGGGGAATCAGTTCCTCTCCACCCTCGGCTGGACCCTGGTGTGGACGGTCTCCTGCGTCGCCGTCACCTTCGCGCTGGGCCTGGGCCTCGCCACGCTCCTCAACCGCCGCATCGCCGGGCGCTCGCTCTACCGGATGCTGCTGATCCTGCCCTGGGCCGTGCCGGGCTTCGTCTCCGTCTTCGCCTGGCGCTTCCTCTACAACGAGGACCGCGGGCTCCTCAACAAGCTGCTCGCCGGCGGCGGCATCGACGCCGTGCCCTGGCTCAACGACCCGACCTGGGCCAAGTTCTCGGTCATCGCCGTCAACATCTGGCTCGGGGTGCCGTTCATGATGGTCGCCCTGCTCGGCGGCCTCCAGTCCATCTCCGGCGAGATGTACGAGGCCGCCGAGATGGACGGCGCCAACGCCTGGCAGCGCTTCGCGCACATCACCCTGCCGGGGCTGCGGCCCGTCAGCACGACCGTGATCCTGCTCTCCACCATCTGGACGTTCAACATGTTCCCGGTGATCTTCCTGCTGACGCGCGGCGGACCCGGCGAAGCCACCCAGATCCTGGTCACGCAGGCGTACAAGTTCTCCTTCGAGATCAGCCCCCGCGACTACGCGCAGTCCTCCACCTGGGGCGTGCTGATCCTCGTCCTGCTGATGCTCTTCGCCGCGCTCTACCGGCGCGTGCTCCGCAACCAGGGAGACAGCTGGTGA
- a CDS encoding sugar ABC transporter permease gives MGRADPRPADALRRALPARAPQPGRQLVTLAAPDTATDTPSAAARVTALTNAGHRNRRSPLASVALHTTLVVASVIAVFPVLWVLLTSLKPAAHATTTDFFKDPTFANYTGLLRDTPFLTWFGNSLVIAGLTTVLGVFVAATTGYAVSRFRFPGKRGLMWTLLVTQMFPVAVLIVPIYNIMAGLGLLNDPVGLVITYLTIAVPFCAWMMKGFFDTIPREIDESGMVDGLTPFGTFWRLVLPLAKPGLAVTAFYSFITAWGEVAYASAFMVGDENLTLAGGLQKFVNQYGAQWGPMSAASVLIAVPAALVFLFAQRHLVTGMSAGAVKG, from the coding sequence CTGGGGCGTGCTGATCCTCGTCCTGCTGATGCTCTTCGCCGCGCTCTACCGGCGCGTGCTCCGCAACCAGGGAGACAGCTGGTGACCCTCGCCGCCCCCGACACCGCGACCGACACCCCGTCCGCCGCCGCGCGGGTCACCGCCCTGACCAACGCCGGTCACCGGAACCGCCGTTCACCCCTGGCCTCCGTCGCGCTGCACACCACCCTCGTCGTGGCCTCGGTGATCGCGGTCTTCCCCGTGCTGTGGGTCCTGCTGACCTCGCTCAAGCCCGCCGCCCACGCGACCACCACGGACTTCTTCAAGGACCCGACCTTCGCGAACTACACCGGGCTGCTGCGCGACACCCCGTTCCTGACCTGGTTCGGCAACTCGCTGGTCATCGCCGGACTCACCACCGTGCTCGGCGTCTTCGTCGCCGCCACCACCGGCTACGCCGTCAGCCGCTTCCGCTTCCCCGGCAAGCGCGGGCTGATGTGGACGCTGCTCGTCACCCAGATGTTCCCGGTCGCCGTCCTCATCGTGCCGATCTACAACATCATGGCCGGGCTCGGGCTGCTCAACGACCCGGTGGGGCTGGTGATCACGTACCTCACCATCGCCGTGCCGTTCTGCGCCTGGATGATGAAGGGCTTCTTCGACACCATCCCCCGCGAGATAGACGAGTCCGGCATGGTCGACGGGCTCACGCCCTTCGGCACCTTCTGGCGGCTCGTCCTGCCGCTCGCCAAGCCGGGGCTCGCGGTGACCGCCTTCTACTCCTTCATCACCGCGTGGGGCGAGGTCGCCTACGCCTCCGCGTTCATGGTCGGCGACGAGAACCTCACGCTCGCCGGCGGCCTCCAGAAGTTCGTCAACCAGTACGGGGCCCAGTGGGGCCCGATGTCCGCCGCGTCCGTACTGATCGCCGTCCCCGCCGCGCTGGTCTTCCTCTTCGCCCAGCGCCATCTCGTCACCGGCATGTCCGCCGGTGCGGTGAAGGGCTGA